Genomic DNA from Raphanus sativus cultivar WK10039 unplaced genomic scaffold, ASM80110v3 Scaffold1139, whole genome shotgun sequence:
AAGAAATATTTCTCTCAATACATAAATATAGTGTGTGACGATGTGGTATTTCATACGATGTTGGTATTTCTCTCAATACCAACCTTTCAAATGTTTTTCCAGACCATGCATATATAGTTAATAAGTGGATGGGTCCGAAGGACAACATATCTTCTTCAGATTTTTTTGAGTTAAGCTGATATCCACTAAAAAGTAAGCATGTTTATGACGTTCAGTTGCAATTAAAACCATATCGACTTGACCTTAATTTATGAAGATGTACAATACCAAGATAAAGTCATATGGTTAGGTTATGCTGATTTATACTTTTGATACAAGTTATTGTATTTGTTGTATCTGTAACTTTTTTTATCATTTGAGTAAACTCATATACAAAAAAGGGAGAAAGAAAATATCCCATGAAGCTTTAGTCTCCAGATCTCATATGTGCCTAAACCAACCAagggtttttaatttatttcttgtGTAAATGTGAGTTTGTAACGTTTGTGAACTAATGCCAATTAAGCGAAGCTTCCTTTTTCTCTGAAAATATCAAGAATATGTGCAACAACACGAGCAGTTTTGGTGTTGTGATTTAGAAAATGCATTTTACGTTGGAAGATTGAAGATGGATATATATGGGTTGCTGGTGATTCCAATTTTCTCTCTTTCAGGTCGTCCACAACGTGGGAGAGGCTTAGGCCAAAGCAAGAAGTCAAGAGCTGGGTGGATGTTGTTTGGTTCAAAGGAGCTATCCCGAAGCTCAGTTTCAACATGTGGGTAGCCAACTATGATCGCTTGCCGACACGTTCTAGACTGGTGGCGTGGGGATTACCTATCTCCGCTAACTGTCCGCTCTGTTCCAACTACTTTGAAACAAGGGACCATCTCCTCCTCTCCTGTACTTACAACCAAGCTATCTGGCGAGAGGTCTTCAGCAGATGCAACCACCCTGTTGCGCCCTTCACCAACTGGGCAGAACTGTTATCTTGGATCAGAGCTGCAACTTCCTCTAAGGTTCGGCTGCTAAGGAAGCTAGCGACGCAATTAGTGGTGTACCATTTGTGGAAGCAGAGGAACAACTTGATTCACAATCAGATCTCACTACCGCCTGCTACTGTTTTCCGAAACATTGACAGGGAGCTCAGAAATATTATTTCAGCAAGGCGCCATAGGAAAGGATATGCTTCTCTCATGGTCATGTGGTTGAGATAAACTTTTCTCTTTAAAGTTTCAAGGTTTAAAATGTGACCCatcttgttttttattcttttttgccAAGATGGTTCAGCTTGTAGGTTCTTGTTTTTGTAAAAACTTCTAATCATctatgatatttacaatttagcaaaaaaaaaaaagattgaagatGGATATAGAGTGTTGTGTAAGGGAGAGATAGTAGAGTAAATGCACATCCTTTTCTCCTCACTCACTTTATATTAGCTAAAGACTCTAACTCATGAAGAGGATCCACTCCTGCCAATTTTCAAATATGTAAATCAAGAGGGCCTAAATAAATGGTCGAGAATTGAGTTTTCCCTGAGGTAAAAAGGTCATCGTTTTGGAATGCACGCAAATCTTTCACTGAAGATGTTTCCACAAAAACGAGTGAATATGTTCTCTATAGAAAGCTGATTAGCTTGAAGGACAAACTCATTGCCAATTCAGATTTCGTTTAGTTGTCGAAGGGCCTTTAACAGAGATTAAATAACCACTGGCTTGTAAAACTTGTTTTATGGAGAAAAAACCGAAAAACAACAAAGTAAGTGAAACTAGACACTTGAACCTAAATTGTGGTGTATAGAAGAAGCCAGGGGATCAAAAGTTTGCGAGTGTGACTGATGTGTCAACGAGAAACATGAGAGTgagaaaaacaatttcaaaaacGAAAATAAAGGAAACTATTTGAGCTTATGAACTTGCCTGCCTTTACAATGGTTAGAATTAAAAATTGTTGGGCTTAGCCCATTTTTGGGCCCATTGCTACTCTTCGCAAGAAACGATCTCTTGCCTTCATCATCATAATCTCTCAATCCTCTCAGACTCTTTGCGAAGGGAAAAGCAAGATCAAGACCAAAAAGGGTAAGAAACTGTAGGAGAGTGATATTCGCTAGGAGAACAAACATGCCTGAAACTTATATTCTTCGCGTCTTTTATTTGTGTTTTCGTGAATCTCTAACTCTCGATGCAATTTGCGTTATGAATTTGAGAAGAGATCGTGATGGGTTTCCTTCTTTTGGTTCTGTTAAACAGGTGTTCCTGCAGATGGTTTAAAGATCCAGAACAAGAATGTTGTGAAGAATTTAATTAGGGTTTACGAAGAGAAAAACAAGATCAACACCAAGAAAAGTAAGAACTTTTAGGAGCGCAAAAATGGCGGAGATCGAGAACAAACATGCCTGAACAGGTCCGTATTTTCTTCGCGTCGTTTATTTGTGTTTTCATGAATATCGGTTTCTCGATGCGACTGTGGTACGAATATACGAACTGATCGTGATGGGTTTCCTTCTTTTTTGGTTCTGAGAAACATGTGTTCCTGCAGATTGTTTAAAGAAGCGACTAATCAGAGTAATCTAAAGGTGTTTCTTTTAAGGTATGTTTCAAAGACTTCTCTCCTAATTTCTAGTTGGGAATTTTGATTTGTCTCTGTGGATGATGTCTTCTCCCATCTGTAATCTTTGAATTTCCATTTACACTCGTAAGATTTGTTCTGGATTGTCTCTTACATTGATTATTTGTTCTGTTTATCTTCTCCAGTAGAGGAATCTAAATCAAGAGCGCATTCCTGGATTTGGTGAGGCTTTCTTGACACAGGAGGACGCATGTTTCCATCACTAACGGTGAAAGCGCCTTGCTGCAACATGGCTATACACACATAGAGCGATGGGGAAGAAGAACAGAGCAACAGAGAGTTCGACGACGAGAAGATTCTAGTGCAGCACCAGAAAGCCAAAGACTTCAAATGCTATAGAAGCTCTCTACAACTAGCGGCGTGGTCACTCATGTCCTTCAGATTCATAAAGAGAACGTTACAAAGTATGTGCCTTTTCTTTCAATTTCTGTTTGATTCAGTATTGCTTTGATGATTTGATGTGATTGTTTACTGCGAACTTGGAAAAACTGAATCTTTATTGCACTAGGCTCTTTCAGGGGTTTGGTTAATTTCATTAGTTTGGTCGTAAACCTAGTTTATAGGCTGTCCAAATTACTAGAAAAGAACACTCTTTTGATTGATACAAAATATGTTTGCTTATtgaatttgaagttttgtttcGCTTCTTCTTTGGTTCGTATGGTTAAGTCATTCAATTAGGAGACCTGGATAAGAGTGGTATAGGGAAAGGTAAATTAGTTCTTTGTCACTGCTGGATTACGTGTAATTTGTTTAGAGATCTTTTTAGTTGCAGTTATTTGGCTTGTAGGCACATTTTATAGTTCTCACATCATCTAGTTCCATGCACTGCTCTAACTTTGATTCATTTCTCCATTAGGGTTCCTAATGGTCGAGATTCAACTGAGATTGAAATACACGGAACGCAAGGAATTCCACAACATCTCTCTTGGCTGCTGACAATAATGGAGAAGAAGGTAAAAGGAGTTGCTACTAAAACAGATCCAATATATGGGTTGTACATCAAACATTTAGTTTATCCTTCTAAATAAAGGCCCAGTTTCTATCAAACATTTAGTTATCCTACTAATAGGCCCAACAAAAACAATGATGTTTTCacaaatatattaatagataaaaaattagGCTTTTCGATTGGGCTTGAGATGTAATGAAGCCCAACGATTTGACTTTTCCAAATTTTTGGGCCTTTTATGTCTTACCGAACCTAAGGTTAATTTTAACCGAGCCTAGGTTTAGTCTCCCGAGCCTAGCGTTAATTTTAACCGAGCCTAGGGTTTAGTTTCCCGGGccttgggtttagggtttagggtttagggtttagggtttagggtttagggtttagggtttagggtttagggtttagggtttagggtttagggtttagggtttagggttgggtttagggtttgggtttgggtttagggtttagggtttagggttagggtttagggtttagggtttagggtttagggtttagggtttagggtttagggtttagggtttagggtttagggtttagggtttagggtttagggtttagggtttagggtttagggtttagggtttagggtttagggtttagggttttagggtttaggtttagggtttagggttagggtttagggtttagggttagggtttagggtttagggtttagggtttagggtttagggtttagggtttagggtttaggtttagggtttagggtttagggtttagggtttagggtttagggtttaggtttagggtttagggtttagggtttagggttNNNNNNNNNNNNNNNNNNNNNNNNNNNNNNNNNNNNNNNNNNNNNNNNNNNNNNNNNNNNNNNNNNNNNNNNNNNNNNNNNNNNNNNNNNNNNNNNNNNNTTTTATCAAGTATTACATTAGATGCATATTTCCTTTTTTCCATAaggtaaatttattttttattcgttTTATTAAATGGAAATCTTATCagtattttccaaaataaattctcaaaaacaatcagatttttttttttttgtgggaaaTACCGTGGCCTAGTGGTtaaggtttaaaggcttctacacccagGTCTGGGGTTCGAATCCCAGGCGACGAATTCCTAAACTAGGAGGTCTGGTTTCATTCCCGAAAAAGGcgaattatgcagaatattggAAAAAGTCTTACAAGGGATCTTCAGGCATGGCGAAAGAAGTACCGTCATGAATGGATCTCATAGGGCGACTCAGGGTAATGCAGTCAGACATGAATTCTCATAAGGCAATAGACTGGTCAGCTGTAATATCGTCTTTGACATTCACAAAAGTGGCTATTTTCCATTTAACATTAATAAGTGTTTGGGCCGAGAATGATTTGgttaatttacaaaagaaaaggaaaaaacataaaaaaagcaGGTGTGTTTGAAGTTCGAACCTGTAAcacatcttttctttttttttttgactaatcaTGTTACACATCTTACACAATCATTTTGTTTAGATACTAACTTGAAAAGTAGGAAGCCGTTTTATCCGGAAAAACATCCAAACAAAGTAGACAAAAAACGTTTGTTCTAAGCTTTAATCACTAATTCTAAACACCAGAAACAGCAGTAAAAAATCTGGTTGGCTTATACACAAGAGAACAGAGAGAGTGTGGGTACGTTCAATAGACATAGAGTGTGGGTGGTCTTGATCTACGTATGTGTATGAACGAATAGTGACATTAAAAATTCAGTATATACTTAATATTGTTCATTAAAGTTAATTTTAGTTCTGAAATACTCCTTTTAGAAGAAGCATCAAAATCCTTTACCCACAAGTTAGGTCAATTGTATTCTCAATACCATTAACAATCTAACCAGTAGTAAAGcgattattaattattaaaacaatgtgttccatattttacaataaataataggaaaattagaaaaacaattttttgGAATGATGCAGCATGCGGTGGAcaaaaaatttttgaaaaagaaatgataaaataatattcgtGGAATGAAAAATTTGTAAGAACTTTTTGCATGTTGGAAAGTATCAGAGTGGAAACCACGTTGCATGCTTTCGACTAAAAAGGTGAACAAATGAATACATAACTGTTTGGCATGTTTACGCAGCTTTTGTAGACCAATTGCAGATTGTTACTCGGATTCATTTCACGTCACTAAGGAAGTTAGTACTGTAGTAAATTAGGGATGTGAACAATCCATATACTAAATAATCATGTACATACAGTATGTTATACCATATCgataaaatatatgattcaaACATGCAACGtaaatcttttaaaattcaACATGCGTTCAAAGAGAAATAGAAAATACAAGTTCTTACAACATGATGACTATTTGGTATTGATGGAGACATCTCATGACCTATATAGTCAGGGGGATAAAACTCTACGAGCTTTAAGATTCTCTCTTACATCTAAAACATACAAACAGAACTATAACTAGTACAATGTAACTACTACCCTACTAAACCGACCATGTTTAAGCGTAAACCCAGAGCTAATCCCCTATTTCATACACACAAACAAGCGCTCTCAACCACTCCTTCTTTGATTGATTGCTATTGACCAACAAGCATAAAGCTTCAACGAAATTTACCGGTTAGACTGCAAACCGACATGGCAAACACAACCGCCACAACTCCAGCTTTGAGTATCCCTCTGTATGAACTTCCCAAAGCTGCGACATTCTTGAATATGAGCTCAGTCCTGCTCTTTGATCTCATGAAACTTCCACATGTTGTGTCCTTGACCTGTACGCATTTTATCTAAGGTTAGAAACAGAAAGGCATTTGAAAGTGGTTCTTATTTAAACCTCTTTCACCTCTTTCTTGATACATTGGAGCTGAGGACTATCAGCTTCTGGTTTGGAACTTTATGGTTAACCTGAAGACGCAGCCTTCTTGAGGCACTGCCCTGCATTACAAACTGTTCAGCACAAGGTGGGGCTTGTGCCCTTCTTGTCCTTATCTTGATTCCTGTTTCAGATGCATCGTTATTGATCTTGTTACTCGTGTTGACAAGACTCTGTGGCTCATATATAATCTGTTCTGCCATCGGTTGCGCTAGATTCTTCATCTCTGGTAACTCATAAGGAATCTGGAAAGTCGAATCCAAAGGTCGAACATATATTGGTCGGGGTCGTTTGAACCGTACTGTGTCTGAATGTGAGCGCCATTCTGGTTTCTGAACGGTTCGTTTTGATCCATAACCAAAACCACCCGAAAGCGGATCCGAGCTCGGATTGCACCTGAGAGTGCAAGGGAGAGAACATGGCTTGATCCAGGGACTCGAACTCCAGATACGAGCTTCCAATCGATATGGTCAAGCTGCCGATCAAAAAACAAAGTAGTAACTTTACAAAGCATGTAATGAAAGACTTTACTTATTCATCCTTACCTCAGTTGTTGTAACCTCAGGGGCAGATATATCACTTTGACACTCTCCCGAGACTACAAGAGAAGATTCCGCAACATCAGAATGCTTTGGTTCTTCTTTTGTAGGAAAGCCAGAGACACTTCAGACAGCTCAACCTCAGACCTCATCTCGTCCACAACAGTTGGAGACGAGACAGCTGTTCGACAACTCCACATTCCGGTGATGCTTCACTCACAACATCTTCCTTCTTAAACAACTTGCATACGACAAACGGCTCTGCAACCAAAAATACAATCCATCAGACACTCGAAAGTAAAATGGTAATCTCCAAAACTGGTTTACCTGGCCAGGCTTGGTTCCATCGAGATCCTTCTCGGTGGCGCGATACTCATGCATAATCCAACAAGTTCGTGTCCCTTTAGGAGCACGTCCGGTGTAGAAGACTAGAGTCCTCTTAAAACACTATGATCTTAACGCTCCCTGACTTGACCTTGCGGTCTTTCCCAGTGGCCTTCCAGTATCCAGCAACAGTGGCGCGATTCATCCTACTTCCACTTGGATACTTCCTGTCCAACGGACAGAAGAAGAGCCACTCCGAGTCCGTTGTCCTCACCACAAAGATCTGCATATCACAACATCATCACCACACTCTTTTAAGTTATCAACATTATCAACATCAAacacttcatcatcatcatactgTTAAGTTAGCATCACAATACTCTTTTAAGTTATCAACATCAAACACTTCATCATCACCATGCTCTTTAAGctatcaacatcatcatcatcataatcatacTCTTAAGTTATCAACATCAACCACTTCATCATCACCATAACTTATCAACATCaacacatcatcatcatcatcaaaaacTACTCAGTGATAAGCTAATACATACTAAAATTGAACGATTCCACAATCTAAGATACGGAAAAACTGATA
This window encodes:
- the LOC108808881 gene encoding uncharacterized protein LOC108808881; the encoded protein is MSSTTWERLRPKQEVKSWVDVVWFKGAIPKLSFNMWVANYDRLPTRSRLVAWGLPISANCPLCSNYFETRDHLLLSCTYNQAIWREVFSRCNHPVAPFTNWAELLSWIRAATSSKVRLLRKLATQLVVYHLWKQRNNLIHNQISLPPATVFRNIDRELRNIISARRHRKGYASLMVMWLR